Proteins from one Dysgonomonas sp. HDW5A genomic window:
- the trxA gene encoding thioredoxin translates to MALEITDATFEEVLKSDKLVVVDFWAEWCGPCRMVGPIVEELAVDYADKVIVGKVDVDNNDEITSKFGIRNIPTILFFKNGEIVDKQVGAAPKSALVEKIDKQLQ, encoded by the coding sequence ATGGCACTTGAAATTACAGATGCAACTTTTGAAGAAGTTTTAAAATCAGACAAATTAGTCGTGGTTGATTTTTGGGCAGAATGGTGTGGCCCATGTCGCATGGTAGGTCCAATCGTAGAAGAATTGGCTGTTGACTATGCAGACAAAGTAATAGTAGGAAAAGTAGATGTTGATAACAATGACGAGATTACATCTAAATTTGGAATCCGCAACATTCCTACCATTCTATTTTTCAAGAATGGAGAAATCGTTGACAAACAAGTTGGAGCAGCTCCAAAATCGGCTTTAGTAGAAAAAATTGATAAGCAATTACAGTAA
- a CDS encoding ABC transporter permease, whose amino-acid sequence MKQFLSFVKKEFYHIFRDTRTMMIILGIPVIQMLLFGFAITTEVRNVQVAVFDPSKDISTERIINRLDASKYFHVVKMLNNPDEINSIFKKDHNINLVIVFDENFNENLLHTGEASVQLIADATDPNQATTLTGYATNIINSYQQELLEGAKIPIQIKPEVRMLYNPQIKSAYNFVPGVMGLIFMLICAMMTSISIVREKETGTMEILLASPVKPIYIIVAKAIPYFVISMVNLTTILLLSVYILKVPVTGNFYSLIGISLLFIMVALSLGILISTIAQTQVAAMLVSGMGMILPVMILSGMIFPIESMPVILQWVSDIIPAKWYISAVRKLMIQGLGITAVYKELSVLLGMFVFLIFVSLKNFKTRLD is encoded by the coding sequence ATGAAACAATTTCTATCATTTGTAAAAAAAGAATTTTATCATATATTTCGTGATACACGAACCATGATGATTATATTGGGTATTCCGGTTATACAGATGCTCCTTTTTGGTTTTGCGATAACAACCGAGGTGCGTAATGTGCAGGTGGCTGTATTCGATCCGTCGAAAGATATTTCAACCGAGCGTATAATCAATCGGTTGGACGCCAGCAAGTATTTTCATGTAGTAAAGATGTTGAATAATCCGGATGAAATTAATTCGATCTTTAAAAAAGATCATAATATTAATCTGGTTATTGTATTCGATGAAAATTTCAATGAAAACCTCCTGCATACAGGTGAGGCATCCGTTCAGTTGATTGCAGATGCTACAGACCCCAATCAGGCTACAACTCTTACTGGATATGCTACTAACATAATAAACTCTTATCAACAAGAGCTTCTAGAAGGGGCTAAAATTCCGATTCAGATAAAGCCCGAGGTAAGGATGCTTTATAATCCACAGATTAAAAGTGCATATAATTTTGTCCCCGGAGTAATGGGGTTGATCTTTATGTTGATCTGTGCTATGATGACTTCTATCTCTATTGTCCGGGAAAAGGAGACCGGTACTATGGAAATATTATTGGCTTCGCCTGTGAAACCCATCTATATCATTGTGGCGAAAGCAATACCCTATTTTGTAATCTCCATGGTAAATCTCACCACAATACTTTTGCTGTCTGTTTATATTTTGAAAGTGCCGGTAACGGGAAATTTTTATTCACTGATCGGTATTTCTTTACTCTTTATAATGGTGGCATTATCGTTGGGTATACTCATTTCAACTATTGCTCAAACGCAAGTTGCTGCTATGCTGGTATCGGGTATGGGGATGATACTTCCTGTTATGATTCTGTCGGGAATGATATTTCCTATCGAAAGTATGCCTGTCATTCTGCAATGGGTATCGGATATCATTCCCGCAAAATGGTATATCTCAGCGGTAAGAAAATTAATGATACAGGGACTGGGCATCACTGCTGTATATAAAGAACTGTCCGTTCTGTTAGGGATGTTCGTTTTTTTAATATTTGTAAGTCTCAAAAATTTCAAGACAAGGCTTGATTAA
- a CDS encoding TetR/AcrR family transcriptional regulator — protein sequence MEKKDITTEQTILEAAEQEFLEKGFAGAKTTAIAKRAGVNHAMIHYYFRTKENLFTMVFQQKIRILAESFSQSFNQDLSFFDQLKLAIGTHFDFIAANPRLLFFVYGEIITNDRRKKMLVQSVFPKLKGIVKRLKDGIDAEVENGTIRFIRPTELLMNIIALNAITFLAMPLLQIIKRNNNEVEKLLKQRRENNIQFIINGLKI from the coding sequence ATGGAAAAGAAAGATATAACGACTGAACAAACAATTCTCGAAGCAGCAGAGCAAGAATTTTTGGAGAAAGGATTTGCCGGAGCAAAGACTACTGCAATTGCCAAGCGTGCCGGGGTGAACCATGCAATGATTCATTATTATTTCAGGACAAAGGAAAACTTATTTACAATGGTTTTTCAGCAAAAGATACGTATTTTGGCGGAATCATTCTCGCAATCATTTAATCAGGATCTATCTTTTTTCGACCAACTAAAATTAGCTATAGGTACTCATTTCGATTTTATTGCTGCCAATCCACGGTTGTTATTCTTTGTTTATGGAGAAATAATCACGAATGACAGGCGAAAGAAAATGCTGGTTCAAAGCGTGTTTCCTAAACTGAAAGGGATAGTGAAAAGATTGAAGGATGGAATAGATGCTGAAGTGGAAAATGGAACTATTCGTTTTATTCGTCCTACCGAACTGTTAATGAATATAATTGCACTGAATGCGATTACATTTTTAGCAATGCCTTTGTTGCAGATTATAAAAAGAAACAATAATGAAGTGGAGAAGCTTTTGAAACAAAGAAGAGAGAATAATATTCAATTTATTATAAATGGATTGAAAATCTGA
- a CDS encoding HXXEE domain-containing protein has protein sequence MNEFQIVVWLLPIVFMIHDFEEIIFFKPWVTKNSPYLKKRFPFLAKRLLPRMEALSVAAFSVAVFEEFVLLSIITFAAFYFDYYSIWLAVFMAFFIHLFIHIIQWMVLKRYIPAIVTAILALPYCMWGFIIVLRSHLFTVSEIILLSLAGVFFMVLNLLFAHFLAEKFDKKISIE, from the coding sequence ATGAACGAATTTCAAATAGTAGTTTGGCTATTGCCCATTGTATTTATGATACATGACTTTGAGGAAATAATTTTCTTCAAACCATGGGTTACTAAGAATAGTCCCTATTTGAAAAAGCGTTTTCCATTCTTAGCAAAACGTTTATTGCCACGTATGGAAGCATTGTCTGTTGCTGCATTTTCCGTCGCTGTTTTTGAGGAATTTGTATTGTTGAGCATAATTACTTTTGCAGCTTTTTATTTTGACTATTATAGTATCTGGCTAGCAGTATTCATGGCATTTTTTATTCATCTGTTTATCCATATTATTCAATGGATGGTACTGAAAAGATATATACCTGCCATAGTCACTGCCATACTTGCTTTACCATATTGCATGTGGGGATTTATAATCGTATTGAGGAGTCATTTATTTACTGTATCCGAAATTATTTTGCTGTCATTGGCAGGAGTCTTTTTTATGGTGCTAAATCTCCTCTTCGCTCATTTTCTTGCAGAGAAGTTCGATAAAAAAATATCAATTGAATGA
- a CDS encoding leucine-rich repeat domain-containing protein: protein MNNKFLLVLLSFFLSTTYLQAQLSKNIDVSVPGTLANSLGDDKTKVGELILTGTINDADFATIKQMSLLKVLDMSDVDIVNGTIPSEAFRWRVMEIVRLPSSLKTIGFNAFREATIDVLDFSSCTSLESLSAYAFSNLNVKFGLDLSNCSSLTQIGNYTFESSVSSVILPHNLKELGSLSFAYFKGSVTIPSTLESIGSEAFRWSKMSSLSLPSSLKTIGFNAFREATIDVLDFSSCTSLESLSAYAFSNLNVKSGLDLSNCSSLTQIGNYTFESSVSSVILPHNLKELGSLSFAYFKGSVTIPSTLESIGSEAFRWSRMASLSLPSSLKSIGYQAFREATIDVLDFSSCTSLESLSAYAFSNLNVKSGLDLSNCSSLTQIGNYTFESSVSSVILPHNLKELGSLSFAYFKGSVTIPSTLESIGSEAFRWSKMSSLSLPSSLKTIGFNAFREATIDVLDFSSCTSLESLSAYAFSNLNVKSGLDLSNCSSLTQIGNYTFESSVSSVILPHNLKELGSLSFARFKGLVTIPATLESIGSEAFRWSFITEITLPASLKYISSSGFQECGKLNTLVSLNPFPPALGANVFNSVNKTTCKLIVPEGSVELYKAAYQWKDFLIEAAPRPVQKVTLHYTEDSGQTIKGDYEAVRIGEYYWMNSAFKNEVMTSPTDIASLGYEEQAYINYSWLPNNSIKRSQIDLWHWRAWMFENSDNIAERLSYFDELKGVSEQEKLANIEKYYGTYHSRIHLDWLWLNAIHSGKNSRVRLLEGDTKIYNIWTEPSVQATMQLFAMCGNATRDEIKIYLSDQYNETDNNNPVVIKNRSYMTWFDKTIHNDVAHLANGYKSQYINRYGFNLLPTGDRLNNPAVIQLKDHKTGMNVQYNGVIGDFEGLNQKAVLPMGTSYAVLHDYPEIVYTKLYHWAPIRFCRPLTDEELGYKLYINVSGYPELESYNFLSTLYQNHQNGVFEVKIEKKELGQSPNNGFYELPKGYLRGFYVQYMIEYPDDTKTMTDLLRIAQQNPFVFWDKPTADGLDVPDYLPSTRSSLSLESESTNISIYPNPVTDVLYFDSPGSITEVNIYSTAGKLVLSQTNVGSSVSVNHLTSGTYILKLQTNNKSYTQKIIKK, encoded by the coding sequence ATGAACAACAAATTTCTTTTAGTGTTACTCAGTTTCTTTCTGAGTACAACTTATTTGCAAGCACAATTATCAAAAAATATTGATGTGTCGGTGCCTGGAACCTTGGCTAATTCTTTGGGAGATGATAAAACAAAAGTGGGCGAATTAATTCTTACCGGTACTATTAATGATGCCGACTTTGCAACGATTAAACAAATGTCTTTACTTAAGGTTTTGGATATGTCAGATGTTGATATTGTAAATGGAACGATACCTAGTGAAGCATTTCGTTGGAGAGTAATGGAGATTGTTCGTCTGCCGTCCTCACTTAAAACAATCGGTTTTAATGCTTTCCGTGAAGCTACTATTGATGTTTTAGATTTTTCTTCTTGTACCTCTTTAGAGTCATTGTCAGCTTATGCATTTTCCAATTTAAATGTAAAGTTCGGTCTAGATCTATCTAACTGTAGTTCTTTAACTCAAATCGGAAATTATACTTTCGAAAGTTCTGTTTCGTCTGTAATTTTGCCTCATAACTTAAAAGAACTGGGTTCTTTGTCTTTTGCATACTTCAAGGGATCGGTAACTATCCCTTCTACTTTAGAGAGTATCGGTTCAGAGGCTTTCCGTTGGAGTAAGATGAGTTCCTTGTCTTTGCCGTCCTCACTTAAAACAATCGGTTTTAATGCTTTCCGTGAAGCTACTATTGATGTTTTAGATTTTTCTTCTTGTACCTCTTTAGAGTCATTGTCAGCTTATGCATTTTCCAATTTAAATGTAAAGTCCGGTCTAGATCTATCTAACTGTAGTTCTTTAACTCAAATCGGAAATTATACTTTCGAAAGTTCTGTTTCGTCTGTAATTTTGCCTCATAATTTAAAAGAACTGGGTTCTTTGTCTTTTGCATACTTCAAGGGATCGGTAACTATCCCTTCTACTTTAGAGAGTATCGGTTCAGAGGCTTTCCGTTGGAGTAGGATGGCTTCTTTGTCTTTACCATCCAGTTTAAAGTCTATTGGATATCAGGCTTTCCGTGAAGCTACTATTGATGTTTTAGATTTTTCTTCTTGTACCTCTTTAGAGTCATTGTCAGCTTATGCATTTTCCAATTTAAATGTAAAGTCCGGTCTAGATCTATCTAACTGTAGTTCTTTAACTCAAATCGGAAATTATACTTTCGAAAGTTCTGTTTCGTCTGTAATTTTGCCTCATAACTTAAAAGAACTGGGTTCTTTGTCTTTTGCATACTTCAAGGGATCGGTAACTATCCCTTCTACTTTAGAGAGTATCGGTTCAGAGGCTTTCCGTTGGAGTAAGATGAGTTCCTTGTCTTTGCCGTCCTCACTTAAAACAATCGGTTTTAATGCTTTCCGTGAAGCTACTATTGATGTTTTAGATTTTTCTTCTTGTACCTCTTTAGAGTCATTGTCAGCTTATGCATTTTCCAATTTAAATGTAAAGTCCGGTCTAGATCTATCTAACTGTAGTTCTTTAACTCAAATCGGAAATTATACTTTCGAAAGTTCTGTTTCGTCTGTAATTTTGCCTCATAATTTAAAAGAATTGGGTTCTTTGTCTTTTGCAAGATTCAAAGGATTGGTAACTATCCCTGCTACTTTAGAGAGTATCGGTTCAGAGGCTTTCCGTTGGAGTTTTATTACTGAGATTACTTTGCCTGCATCACTTAAGTATATTAGTTCAAGTGGGTTTCAGGAGTGTGGTAAATTGAATACATTGGTTAGTCTAAATCCTTTTCCTCCTGCATTAGGGGCAAATGTTTTTAATAGTGTAAATAAAACTACCTGTAAATTAATTGTTCCGGAAGGAAGTGTTGAATTATATAAAGCTGCTTATCAATGGAAGGATTTTCTTATAGAAGCAGCTCCCAGACCAGTTCAAAAAGTAACTTTACATTATACTGAAGATTCAGGTCAAACAATAAAAGGTGATTATGAAGCAGTCCGCATAGGAGAATATTATTGGATGAATAGTGCATTCAAAAATGAAGTTATGACAAGTCCAACGGATATTGCTAGTTTGGGATACGAAGAGCAGGCATATATAAACTATTCGTGGTTACCTAACAATTCTATAAAGAGATCCCAAATTGATTTATGGCATTGGAGAGCATGGATGTTTGAGAATTCAGATAATATAGCTGAACGATTATCTTATTTTGATGAACTAAAAGGAGTTTCAGAGCAAGAGAAACTGGCTAATATAGAGAAATATTATGGAACTTATCATTCTCGTATACATTTGGATTGGTTATGGCTAAATGCTATACATTCTGGGAAGAATAGCCGAGTGCGTTTGTTAGAAGGCGATACTAAAATATATAATATTTGGACAGAGCCTTCGGTTCAGGCTACAATGCAGTTGTTTGCTATGTGTGGTAATGCTACCAGGGATGAGATTAAAATTTATTTGTCGGATCAATATAATGAAACAGATAATAATAATCCGGTTGTTATTAAAAATAGATCATACATGACTTGGTTTGATAAAACTATACACAATGATGTTGCACACTTGGCTAATGGTTACAAATCACAATATATCAATAGATACGGTTTTAATTTATTACCAACAGGGGATAGATTGAATAATCCGGCAGTCATTCAGCTAAAAGACCATAAGACAGGAATGAATGTGCAATATAATGGAGTTATAGGAGACTTTGAAGGATTAAATCAAAAGGCTGTTTTACCTATGGGAACAAGTTATGCGGTGTTACATGATTATCCAGAGATAGTCTATACCAAGTTGTATCATTGGGCCCCAATCCGCTTTTGCAGACCACTTACTGACGAAGAATTAGGTTATAAATTATACATCAACGTTTCAGGGTATCCTGAGTTGGAAAGTTATAACTTTTTGAGTACGCTTTATCAAAATCATCAAAATGGAGTATTTGAAGTTAAAATAGAGAAAAAAGAACTGGGACAGTCTCCAAACAATGGCTTTTATGAGTTGCCTAAAGGATATTTAAGAGGCTTTTACGTTCAATACATGATTGAGTATCCCGATGATACTAAAACAATGACGGATTTATTAAGAATTGCTCAGCAAAATCCGTTTGTTTTTTGGGATAAGCCTACCGCAGACGGATTGGATGTGCCAGATTACTTGCCCTCAACTCGCTCTTCTTTATCTTTAGAGTCGGAGTCAACAAACATATCTATCTATCCTAACCCTGTGACAGATGTTTTATACTTTGACTCTCCGGGCTCTATTACGGAAGTGAACATTTATAGTACAGCAGGTAAATTAGTATTAAGTCAAACAAATGTCGGCTCATCGGTTTCAGTTAATCATTTGACAAGTGGTACATATATCTTGAAGCTTCAGACCAACAATAAATCTTATACTCAGAAGATTATTAAGAAATAA
- a CDS encoding TolC family protein, with amino-acid sequence MKRILLVLCIMLSGYSVAYCQLTIELCHEKAKKNYPLIKRYDLIEKTKDYNLSNAGKGYLPQFSMSAKATYQSDVPHLPISVPGVNIRPLSQDQYGVTLDVNQTIWDGGVISSKKEMAKTTSEVALKQLEVNLYSINDRVNQLYFGILLLDGKIKQNQLLQEELERNFNLISSYIQNGVANQSDLDAIKVEQLKSIQIQTQLMSNRRAYIDMLAALIGEPIDENVIMEKPNTSTQLITGQIERPELRLFEAQQTDLETQKKLIKTGYMPKLGVFATGGYGRPGLNMLEDKFAAYYIGGVRLSWNFGGLYTEKNDRRIIEASQSSLAAEKETFLFNTNLQVTQEQSEIKKNRDLLKYDDEIIILRNNVKKAAEVKVANGMLTVTDLMREINAEDLAKQDKIQHEVELLLSIYNLKYTTNN; translated from the coding sequence ATGAAGAGAATATTACTTGTTTTGTGCATTATGCTAAGTGGCTATTCGGTTGCATATTGTCAATTGACTATAGAGCTATGCCACGAAAAAGCAAAGAAGAACTATCCTTTGATTAAGAGGTATGATCTGATAGAGAAAACCAAAGATTATAACCTGTCTAATGCAGGTAAAGGTTATTTACCTCAGTTCTCGATGTCGGCAAAAGCCACTTACCAATCGGATGTTCCGCATTTGCCCATATCTGTGCCGGGTGTTAATATAAGACCATTGAGTCAAGACCAGTACGGAGTTACATTGGATGTAAACCAAACGATCTGGGATGGGGGAGTTATCAGTTCTAAAAAGGAAATGGCAAAGACAACTTCTGAAGTAGCCTTAAAACAGCTCGAAGTAAATCTGTATTCAATAAATGATAGGGTCAACCAGCTGTACTTCGGCATTCTTTTGCTTGATGGAAAGATTAAACAGAACCAATTGCTTCAGGAAGAACTGGAACGGAATTTTAATCTCATATCGAGTTATATTCAGAATGGAGTTGCCAATCAGTCGGATTTGGATGCCATAAAAGTAGAGCAATTGAAATCAATACAAATTCAGACACAGTTGATGTCAAACAGGAGAGCATATATAGATATGCTGGCGGCATTAATTGGTGAACCAATTGACGAGAATGTGATCATGGAGAAACCGAATACAAGTACTCAGTTGATAACGGGACAAATCGAACGTCCTGAATTACGTTTATTCGAGGCACAACAAACTGATCTCGAAACACAAAAGAAATTAATAAAGACCGGATATATGCCTAAGTTGGGTGTGTTTGCAACAGGCGGATATGGTAGACCCGGTTTGAATATGCTGGAGGATAAGTTTGCTGCCTATTATATAGGAGGGGTTCGTTTGTCGTGGAATTTCGGCGGATTATATACCGAAAAAAATGACCGCAGAATTATAGAAGCCAGCCAAAGTTCACTCGCTGCCGAGAAAGAAACATTTCTGTTCAACACCAATCTGCAAGTAACACAAGAGCAGAGCGAAATTAAGAAAAACAGAGATTTGTTAAAATATGATGATGAAATAATAATCCTCCGTAATAATGTAAAGAAAGCGGCAGAAGTAAAAGTGGCAAACGGCATGCTCACCGTAACAGATCTTATGCGCGAGATAAACGCAGAGGATTTGGCAAAGCAAGATAAAATCCAGCACGAGGTAGAGCTTTTACTATCCATTTATAATTTGAAGTATACAACAAATAATTGA
- a CDS encoding ABC transporter permease — protein MIKFLLEKEFKQILRNSFLPRMIIAMPLMMMLVFPWAANQEIKNLRLSVVDNDHSVYSERLIQKVTASGYFNLTNVSASNEEALQSLESDKADIILELQPNFEKHLIKEGAANVMISANAVNGMKGGLGTAYLSVILQDYATEIRDEWKQSSLMATLPVINIVPQNRFNPHLDYKVFMVPAIMVTLLTMLCGFLPALNIVGEKETGTIEQMNVTPVNKLTFILAKLIPYWTVGLLALTLCITLAATVYGLVPAGRLVTLYFFASLYILVVSGLGLVISNYSNTMQQAMFVMFFFIMIFILMSGLFTPISSMPQWAETITTFNPLKYFIQVMRMVYLKGSGIVDLTMQMVALGCFAVFFNGWAVISYRKNN, from the coding sequence ATGATAAAATTTCTATTAGAAAAAGAATTTAAGCAGATTCTCCGGAATTCATTTCTTCCCAGAATGATTATTGCTATGCCTCTAATGATGATGCTTGTATTTCCGTGGGCTGCTAATCAGGAAATAAAAAACTTGCGTTTAAGTGTTGTGGATAATGATCATAGTGTTTATTCTGAACGTCTGATACAGAAAGTAACAGCTTCTGGATATTTTAATCTGACAAATGTATCGGCGTCGAATGAAGAAGCTTTACAAAGTTTAGAGTCCGATAAGGCTGATATAATTTTAGAGCTTCAGCCCAATTTCGAGAAACATTTGATTAAAGAAGGAGCGGCTAATGTTATGATTTCTGCTAATGCGGTAAATGGAATGAAAGGTGGTTTAGGCACTGCTTATCTGTCTGTGATATTACAGGATTATGCGACCGAAATAAGAGATGAGTGGAAGCAGTCTTCCCTGATGGCGACTTTGCCTGTAATAAATATTGTGCCTCAAAATCGATTTAATCCTCATCTGGATTATAAAGTATTTATGGTTCCTGCAATAATGGTTACGCTTTTGACTATGCTATGCGGTTTTTTACCGGCATTGAATATTGTAGGAGAAAAAGAAACAGGCACTATCGAACAGATGAATGTTACACCTGTTAATAAACTTACCTTTATTTTGGCAAAACTTATTCCTTACTGGACTGTTGGGCTTTTGGCTCTGACTCTTTGTATAACTTTGGCGGCTACCGTATATGGCTTAGTGCCTGCGGGGCGTTTGGTTACGCTTTACTTTTTTGCCAGTTTATATATTCTGGTGGTTTCAGGATTGGGGCTGGTTATTTCCAACTATTCTAATACAATGCAGCAGGCTATGTTTGTCATGTTTTTCTTTATTATGATTTTTATTTTGATGAGTGGTCTTTTTACTCCGATTTCGAGCATGCCTCAATGGGCAGAGACTATTACTACATTTAATCCCTTGAAGTACTTTATACAGGTCATGAGAATGGTTTATTTAAAAGGGAGCGGTATTGTTGACCTTACTATGCAGATGGTTGCTTTGGGTTGCTTTGCTGTCTTTTTTAACGGTTGGGCAGTGATTAGTTACAGAAAGAATAATTAG
- a CDS encoding HlyD family secretion protein yields MRTIKTTFLLAITFLFVACGSKNGDYDASGIFETTEVIVSAEANGKILELNLEEGQIVNPDVPLGYIDTTQLYLKKMQLLASNQAVKSKQTDVPRQIAAIQQQIITQKKERTRFENLIKSNAANQKQLDDINAQILYLEKQLAAQTEVLMNSNRGVSEESSSMQIQVAQLEDQIAKSVIKSPIKGTILSKYAEQGELAVQGKALFKVGDIENMILRTYITASQLTQLKVGQTVGVFSDLGEADRKEYSGTVKWISDKAEFTPKTIQTRDERANLVYAVKIAVKNDGYIKRGMYGEIKLLNP; encoded by the coding sequence ATGAGAACTATAAAAACAACATTCCTTTTAGCCATTACATTTTTATTCGTAGCCTGTGGCAGCAAAAACGGAGATTATGATGCTTCGGGAATATTCGAGACGACAGAAGTGATTGTTTCTGCGGAAGCTAATGGCAAAATATTAGAACTGAATCTGGAAGAAGGTCAGATTGTAAATCCCGATGTACCTTTGGGATATATTGACACTACGCAGCTTTACCTCAAAAAGATGCAACTGTTGGCTAGTAATCAGGCGGTAAAAAGTAAACAAACCGATGTTCCCCGACAAATTGCAGCGATACAGCAGCAGATTATAACCCAGAAGAAAGAACGGACACGTTTCGAAAATCTGATAAAATCGAATGCAGCCAATCAAAAGCAGTTGGATGATATCAATGCTCAGATTCTTTATCTCGAAAAACAATTGGCTGCACAGACCGAAGTCTTGATGAACTCCAACAGGGGAGTCTCCGAAGAAAGTTCTTCTATGCAAATACAGGTTGCCCAACTCGAAGATCAGATAGCAAAATCGGTAATTAAGAGTCCTATAAAAGGAACTATACTGTCTAAATATGCGGAGCAAGGCGAATTGGCTGTACAGGGTAAAGCCTTATTCAAAGTGGGTGATATCGAAAATATGATTCTCCGCACTTATATTACAGCAAGCCAGTTGACACAGTTGAAGGTGGGTCAGACAGTAGGAGTGTTTTCGGATTTGGGCGAAGCTGATCGAAAAGAATATTCAGGCACGGTGAAGTGGATATCCGACAAAGCCGAATTCACGCCAAAGACAATACAAACACGTGACGAACGTGCCAATCTGGTGTATGCGGTGAAAATAGCCGTTAAGAACGATGGTTATATCAAAAGGGGAATGTATGGCGAGATAAAGCTGTTAAATCCATGA